The Leishmania major strain Friedlin complete genome, chromosome 28 genome includes a region encoding these proteins:
- a CDS encoding putative dolichyl-P-Man:GDP-Man5GlcNAc2-PP-dolichyl alpha-1,2-mannosyltranslocase (unknown EC_number=3.6.99.-): MTPLAPSSFKGQLLLALMLSIGLKVLTFSLSTILTRLLLPYQNGVYFTFNVYNDAVLFIAREATRNVASRLPIIEPSAEAEDSAEHHGKGGAAHEMSPAERGRAPSAPSASSARTPASLVRVANVRAVVSIAFCSVPLAIVVAAVLEALGTCLGVASFVPSMMQHARASQQVFRKAENASGLDGASTLTGLPFLLLPYMPEMTVVLCAVLMAAVEPCVVLVQSLNLFRVVVLAECATLVARLCTIIGIVYACQRYSAGGRTPHGEVGNGLRTMWEARMALAFGQLAYAITHVIYYSLVLSGLPVARWLGCSTAMEQVRAAALLAHARDMRQSEQDTGAGGSAGDAKAAPSSALAAPLQAGRWATFAFPFCFYSIVDSVAVCRRYAALFSTFLRESLLRLVLSEGESLTLTSLGSETARGYYQLISSLGSLVARLLFRIWENACFVKWSREASLGHRHTAVQLLKLMLRLAFYVSFSFTLLGPPLAKTFLATMYTSRWATPQVSTALQLYFYDLPLMAWNGLLEAFLRAVASPAVLHRLQGWMVGETVLYIAACYVTLVAFGKADSQGESVSVLVLLNIFNTLWRCGVSIYLLVSSPGAAVGAATAASTSAQAKDGGEPAAPALPSLAPPSPIVHLRDFVSLFPKHVLGSILGIFVCSRVLRENSVVTITAVGLAYAAVILAWDGEVRQLLVTPAWSRMRPLLLGAPMARTRA; this comes from the coding sequence ATGACCCCCTTGGCCCCCAGCTCCTTTAAaggccagctgctgctcgcacTCATGCTCAGCATTGGTCTCAAGGTACTCACCTTCTCCCTCAGCACCATCCTCACACGACTCCTGCTGCCGTACCAGAATGGCGTGTACTTCACCTTCAACGTGTACAACGACGCCGTACTGTTCATTGCGCGGGAGGCGACCCGCAACGTAGCGTCTCGGCTGCCCATCATAGAGCCGAGCGCAGAAGCGGAAGACAGCGCCGAGCACCACGGCaaaggcggcgcggctcaTGAGATGAGCCCTGCTGAGCGAGGTCGCGCACCTTCAGCGCCATCCGCTTCGTCTGCGCGGACGCCGGCGAGCTTGGTGAGGGTGGCCAACGTCCGTGCGGTGGTGAGCATAGCCTTCTGCTCTGTGCCGCTTGCCATCGTCGTGGCCGCGGTGTTGGAGGCTCTCGGTACGTGCCTCGGCGTAGCGTCATTCGTTCCTTCCATGAtgcagcacgcgcgtgccAGCCAGCAGGTCTTCCGCAAGGCGGAGAACGCCAGCGGCCTCGACGGCGCAAGCACACTGACGGGGCTCCCGTTTCTTCTGCTTCCGTACATGCCGGAGatgacggtggtgctgtgCGCTGTCCTTATGGCAGCCGTGGAGCCGTGCGTCGTGCTCGTTCAGTCGCTGAACCTGTTCCGTGTGGTTGTTCTGGCCGAGTGCGCGACGCTGGTAGCGCGGCTGTGCACCATCATCGGCATTGTGTACGCTTGCCAGCGCtacagcgccggcggccgcacACCCCATGGCGAGGTGGGCAATGGGCTGCGCACCATGTGGGAGGCACGTATGGCGTTGGCGTTTGGCCAGCTCGCGTACGCGATAACGCATGTGATCTACTACTCGCTGGTCCTGTCGGGACTCCCAGTGGCTCGCTGGctcggctgcagcaccgcaatGGAGCAAGTgcgagcggcagcactgcTGGCGCATGCAAGGGACATGAGACAGTCAGAGCAGGATACAGGTGCAGGTGGGTCTGCTGGTGATGCAAAGGCGGCGCCGTCTTCGGCGCTTGCCGCCCCGTTACAGGCGGGACGATGGGCGACCTTTGCCTTTCCCTTCTGCTTCTACTCCATTGTGGACAGCGTCGCAGTCTGCCGGCGCTACGCCGCTCTCTTCAGCACGTTCCTGCGCGAAAGCCTGCTGCGACTGGTGCTGTCCGAGGGGGAGAGCCTCACGCTGACCTCTCTCGGCTCCGAGACGGCGCGGGGGTACTACCAGCTCATCTCTAGCCTCGGCTCTCTCGTCGCCCGCCTGCTCTTCCGCATCTGGGAGAACGCCTGCTTCGTCAAGTGGAGTCGCGAGGCCTCGCTGGGCCACCGACACACCGCCGTGCAGTTGCTGAAGCTGATGCTGCGCCTAGCCTTCTATGTCAGTTTCTCATTCACCCTGTTAGGCCCCCCGCTGGCAAAGACGTTCCTGGCCACGATGTACACGTCGCGGTGGGCGACGCCGCAGGTGTCGACGGCGCTCCAGCTTTACTTCTACGACCTACCGCTGATGGCCTGGAACgggctgctggaggcgtTTCTGCGTGCCGTCGCTTCcccggcggtgctgcaccggtTGCAGGGGTGGATGGTCGGGGAGACGGTTTTGTACATCGCGGCGTGCTACGTCACGCTAGTTGCCTTTGGAAAGGCGGACTCACAGGGCGAGAGTGTaagcgtgctggtgctgctgaacATCTTCAATACGCTCTGGCGGTGTGGCGTGTCCATTTACCTCCTGGTAAGCTCCCCGGGTGCTGCGGTCGGCGCTGCAACGGCTGCCTCAACTAGTGCCCAAGCCAAAGACGGAGGCGAACCTGCCGCCCCggccctcccttccctcgctCCGCCGTCTCCCATCGTGCACCTGCGTGattttgtttctctctttcccaaGCACGTTCTCGGCTCGATCCTCGGCATCTTTGTTTGTAGCCGTGTGCTGCGTGAGAACTCAGTGGTGACCATCACGGCGGTTGGCTTGGCGTACGCCGCAGTGATTCTTGCCTGGGATGGCGAGGTGCGCCAGCTTCTCGTGACACCGGCGTGGAGCCGTATGCGGCCGCTGTTGCTGGGGGCCCCGATGGCTCGTACGCGGGCCTGA